The proteins below are encoded in one region of Halalkalicoccus jeotgali B3:
- a CDS encoding type II secretion system F family protein, translating to MSLALGEGGTDRLGDAFYPLYRRLFGEDSQFAAEFQTTLKRARMGDTVEHYLSRALAYGVLSGGLLWIVGIAAGYGLFATGLVSPPIIGVSIPNDRLLELVIAARIPSLVLITGVTFGSAGFALAFGALVAIPYSRVSARKREIDMLLADSIAFMYALSVGGLNQLEILEAIANADDTYGEVSREFQSIVHETEYFDTDYRSAIRTQARETPSEELSQFLTDMLSIVDSGGDMTRFFEDKKDKHMRTAKQQEELTLETLELFGEMYMTLSLFPLLLIILLVIMSMLGEASEFMLYATVYALIPLVGAGFLVLVSTVKQDEPGDGYLGADDETADSTGRNPLFDLGLIHRYAGRFGMFDRIERREGSYETGRLLRYPHRFFRDHPTYTLALTIPAALALLITAVVSGAAPLSWSGFVAAPVGATVLWVYVPVYVVCVPLAVFREWNVHSRTAITGSLSDTLRKLSSANETGMTLLESIRVVAETSSGPLAREFEVIHAKVAYGTSLKDSLTEFNNEYHIPRLARTVKLISKAQEASSQITAVLTTAAQASENRDEIERERRSRTRMQVVIILMTYLTLLAVMAILKTQFLDVMAGLDTGGAEATSVGGGPSFGGGIDTGLLSVLFFHAVTMQAILSGLISGYIRDAAILSGVKYVVVLLTIALAVWAVVG from the coding sequence GTGAGCCTCGCGCTCGGGGAAGGCGGGACCGACCGACTCGGCGACGCCTTCTACCCGCTCTATCGTCGCCTGTTCGGTGAGGACAGCCAGTTCGCCGCCGAGTTCCAGACCACGCTCAAGCGGGCCCGGATGGGCGATACCGTCGAACACTACCTCTCGCGGGCGCTCGCCTACGGCGTGCTTTCGGGGGGGTTGCTGTGGATCGTCGGTATCGCCGCGGGATACGGACTGTTCGCAACCGGGCTGGTTTCCCCGCCGATCATCGGCGTGTCGATCCCCAACGACCGGTTGCTCGAACTCGTGATCGCGGCGCGGATCCCCTCGCTGGTCCTGATCACCGGCGTGACCTTCGGGTCGGCCGGGTTCGCACTCGCGTTCGGTGCGCTCGTGGCGATCCCCTACTCGCGGGTCTCGGCGCGCAAACGGGAGATCGATATGCTGCTTGCGGACTCGATCGCGTTCATGTACGCGCTGTCGGTCGGCGGACTCAACCAACTCGAGATCCTCGAGGCGATAGCGAATGCCGACGACACGTACGGGGAGGTCTCCCGGGAGTTCCAGTCGATCGTCCACGAGACCGAGTACTTCGATACGGACTACCGCAGTGCGATCAGGACCCAGGCCCGCGAGACCCCCTCCGAGGAACTGAGCCAGTTTCTGACGGACATGCTCTCGATCGTCGACTCCGGCGGCGACATGACGCGCTTTTTCGAGGACAAGAAGGACAAACACATGCGCACCGCAAAACAGCAGGAGGAACTCACCCTCGAGACCCTCGAACTGTTCGGCGAGATGTATATGACCCTCTCGCTGTTTCCCCTGCTTCTCATCATCCTGCTCGTGATCATGAGCATGCTCGGGGAGGCCTCGGAGTTCATGCTGTATGCGACGGTCTACGCGCTGATTCCGCTGGTGGGTGCGGGCTTTCTCGTGCTCGTCTCGACGGTCAAGCAGGACGAACCCGGCGACGGCTATCTCGGGGCCGATGACGAGACGGCCGATTCGACGGGACGAAACCCCCTCTTCGATCTCGGGCTGATCCACCGGTACGCCGGACGGTTCGGTATGTTCGATCGTATCGAGCGCCGTGAGGGGAGCTACGAGACCGGACGGTTGCTCCGATATCCCCATCGCTTCTTCCGGGATCACCCGACCTACACGCTTGCGCTGACGATACCCGCCGCGCTGGCGCTACTGATCACCGCTGTCGTCTCGGGGGCCGCACCGCTGTCGTGGTCGGGCTTTGTCGCCGCGCCCGTCGGCGCGACCGTCCTGTGGGTGTACGTTCCCGTCTACGTGGTCTGTGTTCCGCTCGCGGTCTTTCGCGAGTGGAACGTCCACTCGCGGACGGCGATCACCGGGTCGCTCTCGGATACCCTCCGGAAACTCTCGAGCGCCAACGAGACCGGCATGACGCTGCTCGAATCCATCCGCGTCGTCGCCGAGACCTCCTCGGGACCGCTCGCCCGCGAGTTCGAGGTGATTCACGCGAAGGTCGCCTACGGGACGAGTCTCAAGGACTCGCTGACGGAGTTCAACAACGAGTACCACATCCCCCGGCTGGCCCGGACGGTCAAACTCATCAGCAAGGCCCAGGAGGCCTCGAGTCAGATCACGGCCGTCCTCACGACCGCAGCACAGGCGAGCGAGAATCGAGACGAGATCGAGCGCGAGCGCCGCTCTCGGACCCGCATGCAGGTCGTGATCATCCTCATGACCTACCTCACGTTGCTCGCAGTGATGGCGATCCTCAAGACCCAGTTCCTCGACGTGATGGCCGGTCTCGACACCGGCGGGGCGGAGGCCACGAGCGTCGGCGGCGGC
- a CDS encoding type II/IV secretion system ATPase subunit, translating to MPMDDTTGVRGKSTSPSTGDDPSVGDRPAGVPGSVAVAVTTAKRLNAYLDPDRLVRKDLYGWAHVKRKYYYEEDGSVPRDSAGDPIPFEPVELLGFAPDRTAAVLRSGVAAASALSTLIEERTVDVNPAVDEDAFFTSHGEPTITTRYDLERAVPMAKKRHFEEVERYWVNEPYSFVIVFHSRKENEIKYYAIEPYLNPIETDLAEFLTGKLRTAIKYSDDEVSVEGSVEERTSVIERETRRLLDRYDLLERSDRGVFDRIRSLFGREEAVTHSAVDPVRPEPAILAEDPETVTEAQVTKLLYYLTRDFVGYERIDPIKHDINVEDISCDGYDSPVFVYHTDYEQIITNVAHGRERLDDFVVKLAQRSGKGISKRRPQVDATLPDGSRAQLTLGREVSDHGTNYTIRQFKDVPFTPIDLINWHTFSLEQMAYLWLCIENHKSLIFAGGTASGKTTSLNAVSLFIPSNAKIVSIEDTREVELPQRNWIASVTRPSFSEGDGGDVDEFDLLEAALRQRPDYIVMGEIRGEEGRTLFQVMSTGHTTYTTFHADSVGEVLKRFTTDPINVSKTMFTALDLVSVQTSTRVRGRKVRRNKSLTEINHYDAEHDEINVRDVYEWQAESDEFLEVGDSNTLEEIRFDRGWSREELQEQLLVRQAVLAYLIDNGLNEYRQVAATLQAFINDPETIVELIANDRLTENLADLRSMESVLIDVDSQTEALVPRPDPDERTAELARSILEHADERLFEGYRDSPETTGVELATDGRGADSP from the coding sequence ATGCCGATGGACGACACCACGGGGGTTCGAGGGAAATCGACGTCGCCCTCGACGGGAGACGACCCGAGCGTCGGGGATCGTCCCGCCGGCGTCCCGGGAAGCGTCGCCGTCGCTGTCACGACCGCGAAACGACTGAATGCCTATCTCGATCCCGACCGGTTGGTCCGCAAGGACCTATATGGGTGGGCACACGTCAAGAGGAAGTACTACTACGAGGAGGACGGGTCGGTGCCCCGTGATTCGGCGGGCGACCCGATCCCGTTCGAGCCCGTGGAACTGCTGGGATTCGCTCCCGATCGGACGGCGGCAGTCCTTCGCTCGGGCGTGGCGGCCGCGAGCGCACTCTCGACGCTCATCGAGGAACGGACCGTCGACGTCAACCCCGCCGTCGACGAAGACGCCTTCTTTACCTCGCACGGGGAGCCGACGATCACGACCCGGTACGACCTAGAGAGGGCCGTTCCGATGGCGAAAAAGCGCCACTTCGAGGAGGTCGAGCGCTACTGGGTCAACGAACCCTACTCGTTCGTGATCGTTTTTCACTCCCGAAAGGAAAACGAGATCAAGTACTACGCGATCGAGCCGTATCTCAACCCGATCGAAACCGACCTCGCCGAGTTCCTCACGGGCAAACTGCGCACCGCGATCAAGTACTCCGACGACGAGGTGAGCGTCGAGGGAAGCGTCGAGGAGCGAACGTCGGTCATCGAGCGAGAAACCAGACGGCTGCTCGACCGCTATGACCTGCTCGAACGGTCCGACCGCGGAGTGTTCGACCGGATCCGATCGCTTTTCGGACGGGAGGAGGCGGTGACGCACTCGGCGGTCGATCCCGTCCGTCCGGAGCCGGCGATCCTCGCGGAGGACCCCGAGACGGTGACCGAAGCGCAGGTCACGAAGCTGCTGTACTATCTCACGCGCGACTTCGTCGGCTACGAGCGGATCGACCCGATCAAACACGACATCAACGTCGAGGACATCTCCTGTGACGGCTACGACTCGCCCGTCTTCGTCTACCACACCGACTACGAGCAGATCATCACCAACGTGGCCCACGGACGCGAGCGCCTCGACGACTTCGTGGTCAAACTCGCCCAGCGCTCGGGCAAGGGGATCAGCAAGCGTCGCCCACAGGTCGATGCGACCCTCCCCGATGGCTCGCGGGCCCAACTCACACTGGGTCGGGAGGTCTCGGATCACGGCACCAACTACACCATCCGACAGTTCAAGGACGTTCCCTTCACCCCGATCGACCTGATCAACTGGCATACCTTCTCGCTCGAACAGATGGCCTACCTCTGGCTCTGTATCGAGAACCACAAATCACTGATCTTCGCGGGCGGCACCGCGAGCGGGAAGACCACGAGCCTGAACGCCGTCTCGCTGTTCATCCCCTCGAACGCGAAGATCGTCTCGATCGAGGACACCCGCGAGGTCGAACTCCCCCAGCGAAACTGGATCGCCTCCGTAACGCGGCCCTCCTTTTCGGAGGGCGATGGCGGCGACGTCGACGAGTTCGACCTACTCGAAGCCGCGCTTCGCCAACGGCCCGACTACATCGTGATGGGCGAGATCAGGGGTGAGGAAGGGCGCACGCTGTTTCAGGTGATGTCGACGGGCCACACCACCTACACCACCTTCCACGCCGACAGCGTGGGTGAGGTGCTGAAACGCTTTACGACCGACCCGATCAACGTCTCGAAGACGATGTTCACGGCGCTGGATCTCGTCTCGGTCCAGACCTCCACCCGGGTACGGGGTCGGAAGGTCCGGCGCAACAAGTCCCTGACCGAGATCAACCACTACGACGCCGAACACGACGAGATCAACGTCCGGGACGTCTACGAGTGGCAGGCCGAGTCGGACGAGTTCCTCGAGGTCGGCGATTCGAACACACTCGAGGAGATCCGCTTCGACCGCGGGTGGAGCCGCGAAGAGCTACAAGAGCAGTTGCTCGTTCGGCAGGCGGTACTTGCCTACCTCATCGACAACGGTCTCAACGAGTACCGGCAGGTCGCCGCGACCCTGCAGGCGTTCATCAACGACCCCGAGACGATCGTCGAACTGATCGCGAACGACCGACTCACCGAGAATTTGGCCGACCTGCGCTCGATGGAGAGCGTTCTGATCGACGTCGATTCTCAGACGGAAGCGCTCGTCCCCCGGCCCGATCCTGACGAGCGGACAGCCGAACTCGCAAGATCCATCCTCGAACACGCCGACGAGCGCCTCTTCGAGGGGTACCGTGACTCGCCGGAGACGACCGGTGTCGAGCTCGCGACCGACGGACGCGGGGCCGACTCCCCGTGA
- a CDS encoding Sec-independent protein translocase subunit TatA/TatB, translated as MTVQFVPLFGPIPGGIELAVIVLIAILLFGANKIPKLARSTGQAMGEFQKGREEIDQELQEMRDGATRSPSDTTDEPEPEIGTDDSTANTETSATETRSETDADLETEENR; from the coding sequence ATGACAGTACAATTTGTCCCGCTGTTCGGGCCGATCCCGGGCGGGATCGAACTGGCGGTGATCGTGCTCATCGCGATCCTGCTCTTCGGTGCGAACAAGATCCCCAAACTCGCCCGCTCGACCGGACAGGCGATGGGCGAATTCCAGAAGGGGCGCGAAGAGATCGATCAGGAGCTCCAAGAGATGCGCGACGGTGCGACCCGCAGTCCCTCCGACACCACCGACGAGCCCGAACCCGAGATCGGAACCGACGATTCGACCGCCAACACCGAGACATCCGCCACGGAGACGAGGTCGGAAACGGACGCCGACCTCGAAACCGAGGAGAACCGATAA
- the thrS gene encoding threonine--tRNA ligase: MSVTVTLPDGSELAVEAGSTVEDVAYEIGPGLGRDTVAGVVDGEFVAKEHPIEKDVEIEIVTESSDEYLDALRHSAAHVFAQALQRLHSEATLTIGPWTDDGFYYDVTGVELDEADLEEISAEAEEIIEADLPIERVEMSREEAFEYYEDNPFKREILEEEAAGEDPVSFYEQAEFRDLCRGPHVASTGEIGGFALLEISGAYWRGTEDNEMLTRVYGTAFPSESELEEFLDRREQAKERDHRKIGREMDLFSVPDHSPGCPHYHPNGMTIRRELEEYIRTQNDALGYEEVRTPELNKKELWEESGHLDFFGSEGEFFLWEENETEYGLKPMNCANHAYIYDQQVRSYRDLPVRFSEFGNVYRNEQSGELSGLLRVRGMTQDDGHAFIRRDQIQTEITETLRVIEEIYEQFDFEVLYKLETKGDHAVGSDEVWAEATEALRNALEAEGLEYDVEEGEASFYGPKIGLDARDTLGREWTIGTVQLDFNIPERLDLSYTGEDNEEHRPVMVHRALLGSFERFMGVMIEHFNGKFPTWLAPEQVRILPISDDNVAYAEEIREVLSDFRVGIEDRSWTIGKKIQTAHDDRVPYMLIVGGNEEAAGTISVRDRFERERGDVSPEEFRTALETEVEEKRTEPGFLG; encoded by the coding sequence ATGAGCGTTACCGTAACCCTCCCCGACGGCTCGGAACTGGCCGTTGAGGCCGGTTCGACGGTCGAGGACGTCGCCTACGAGATCGGGCCCGGTCTCGGTCGCGACACCGTCGCCGGCGTCGTCGACGGCGAGTTCGTCGCCAAGGAACACCCCATCGAGAAAGACGTCGAAATCGAGATCGTCACCGAAAGCAGCGACGAGTACCTCGACGCGCTGAGACATTCGGCGGCCCACGTCTTCGCACAGGCGCTGCAGCGACTCCACTCCGAGGCGACGCTTACCATCGGCCCGTGGACCGACGACGGCTTTTACTACGACGTTACCGGCGTCGAACTCGACGAGGCCGATCTGGAGGAGATCAGCGCCGAGGCAGAGGAGATCATCGAGGCGGACCTTCCCATCGAGCGCGTCGAGATGAGTCGTGAAGAGGCCTTCGAGTACTACGAGGACAACCCGTTCAAACGGGAGATCCTGGAGGAGGAAGCGGCCGGCGAGGACCCCGTCAGTTTCTACGAGCAGGCGGAGTTCCGCGACCTCTGTCGGGGCCCACACGTCGCCTCGACCGGCGAGATCGGTGGCTTTGCCTTACTGGAGATCTCGGGGGCCTACTGGCGCGGGACCGAGGACAACGAGATGCTCACTCGCGTGTACGGAACGGCGTTCCCCAGCGAGTCGGAGTTAGAGGAGTTCCTCGACCGGCGCGAACAGGCAAAAGAGCGCGACCACCGCAAGATCGGCCGCGAGATGGACCTGTTTTCGGTGCCCGATCACTCGCCGGGCTGTCCCCATTACCATCCCAACGGGATGACGATCCGCCGGGAGCTCGAGGAGTACATCCGCACACAGAACGACGCGCTTGGCTACGAGGAGGTCAGAACACCCGAACTCAACAAAAAGGAGCTATGGGAGGAGTCCGGCCACCTCGATTTCTTCGGTTCGGAGGGGGAGTTCTTCCTCTGGGAGGAAAACGAGACCGAGTACGGCCTGAAACCGATGAACTGCGCGAACCACGCGTACATCTACGACCAACAGGTCCGTTCGTATCGGGACCTTCCCGTGCGGTTCTCGGAGTTCGGCAATGTCTATCGCAACGAACAATCGGGTGAACTGTCGGGGCTTCTCAGGGTCCGGGGCATGACCCAGGATGACGGCCACGCCTTCATTCGTCGCGACCAGATCCAAACGGAGATCACGGAGACGCTACGGGTCATCGAGGAGATCTACGAACAGTTCGACTTCGAGGTGCTGTACAAACTCGAGACGAAGGGCGATCACGCGGTCGGTAGCGACGAGGTCTGGGCTGAGGCGACCGAGGCGCTCCGCAACGCTCTCGAAGCCGAGGGACTAGAGTACGACGTCGAAGAGGGCGAGGCGTCGTTCTACGGCCCGAAGATCGGGCTCGATGCCCGCGATACGCTAGGCCGGGAGTGGACCATCGGCACGGTCCAACTCGACTTCAACATCCCCGAGCGCCTCGACCTCTCGTATACGGGCGAGGACAACGAGGAACATCGGCCCGTAATGGTTCACCGCGCTCTGTTGGGGAGCTTCGAGCGGTTCATGGGCGTGATGATCGAGCACTTCAACGGCAAGTTCCCGACGTGGCTCGCGCCCGAACAGGTCCGCATCCTTCCGATCAGCGACGACAACGTCGCCTACGCGGAGGAGATCAGAGAGGTGCTCTCTGACTTTCGCGTCGGAATCGAGGACCGCTCGTGGACCATCGGCAAGAAGATCCAAACGGCCCACGACGACCGCGTACCCTACATGCTGATCGTCGGGGGCAACGAGGAAGCGGCCGGAACGATCTCGGTTCGGGACCGCTTCGAGCGCGAGCGCGGGGACGTCTCGCCCGAAGAGTTCCGCACGGCGCTCGAAACCGAAGTCGAGGAGAAGCGGACCGAGCCGGGCTTCCTCGGGTAG
- a CDS encoding TAXI family TRAP transporter solute-binding subunit yields the protein MARNRTSRVDRRTFLGTAGAAALVGLAGCGGGGGGGGGGGDGSQFVTIGTGGTGGVYYPLGGGMADILNQNLDVEASAESTGASVENCRLVANEDMTMALALGNSVLLAVNGEGDFDEALPLSAAFGAYQNATQVVVPADSPVETLADMEGLTVSVGAPGSGTEVIAEELLGVYGLTYDDIDVQRLSFSETASALQDGQIDAGFWSVAFPASSIQDLASQRAIRLIDFPDEEMSQITSEFDYYNAATVPGGTYEGVEEDVQVPGVTNTMIVREDMNEDSVYDIVEAIYTNLDQLAEVHPAAEQFEENAREAPIDLHPGAAQYFDDAGL from the coding sequence ATGGCTCGAAACCGGACCAGTCGCGTGGATCGACGAACGTTCTTGGGCACGGCCGGCGCGGCCGCGCTCGTCGGACTCGCCGGCTGTGGGGGCGGTGGCGGCGGCGGGGGCGGCGGGGGCGACGGATCGCAGTTCGTGACCATCGGCACCGGCGGGACCGGCGGGGTCTACTACCCGCTCGGTGGCGGGATGGCCGACATCCTCAATCAGAACCTCGACGTCGAGGCTTCGGCCGAATCCACGGGCGCGAGCGTCGAGAACTGTCGGCTCGTCGCAAACGAGGACATGACGATGGCGCTCGCACTCGGCAACTCCGTGTTGCTGGCGGTCAACGGCGAGGGCGACTTCGACGAGGCCCTGCCGCTATCGGCGGCGTTCGGTGCCTACCAGAACGCGACCCAGGTCGTCGTCCCGGCCGACTCGCCCGTCGAGACGCTCGCGGACATGGAAGGCTTGACCGTCAGCGTCGGCGCGCCCGGCAGCGGCACGGAGGTCATCGCCGAGGAGCTGTTGGGCGTTTACGGACTCACCTACGACGACATCGACGTACAGCGCCTCTCGTTTTCCGAGACCGCAAGTGCACTCCAGGACGGCCAGATTGACGCCGGCTTCTGGAGCGTTGCCTTCCCCGCCTCCTCGATCCAGGACCTCGCGAGCCAGCGAGCGATTCGGCTGATAGACTTCCCCGACGAGGAGATGAGCCAGATCACGAGCGAGTTCGACTACTACAACGCCGCGACCGTTCCGGGAGGCACCTACGAGGGCGTCGAGGAGGACGTGCAGGTTCCCGGCGTGACCAACACGATGATCGTTCGCGAGGACATGAACGAGGATTCGGTCTACGACATCGTCGAGGCGATCTACACCAACCTCGACCAGCTCGCGGAAGTCCACCCCGCCGCAGAACAGTTCGAGGAGAACGCCCGCGAGGCCCCGATCGACCTGCATCCGGGCGCAGCACAGTACTTCGACGACGCCGGGCTGTGA
- a CDS encoding DUF1850 domain-containing protein, whose translation MRRRRVLSAIAGGLVLSPLAATDVTALRLADPQSGETLGVERVSTGDRFAIHYVHSFDKTPIHEVYEVRDEGIVQIREEFEYHAIGLEYTEGNQTREDGFTVLHMERELGSFTIRVAKYTDQSLVIDGESRPLSAYTEEWEPVRFSVERVSYLRYLEWRLQTL comes from the coding sequence ATGCGGCGACGTCGAGTGCTCTCCGCGATCGCAGGTGGTCTGGTCCTGTCTCCGCTGGCCGCGACGGACGTGACCGCGTTGCGACTGGCGGATCCACAAAGCGGCGAGACACTCGGCGTCGAACGCGTTTCGACGGGCGATCGATTCGCCATCCACTACGTCCACTCGTTCGATAAGACCCCCATCCACGAGGTCTACGAAGTGAGGGACGAGGGGATCGTCCAGATCCGCGAGGAGTTCGAGTACCACGCCATCGGCCTCGAGTACACCGAGGGCAACCAGACCCGCGAAGACGGCTTTACCGTCCTGCATATGGAGCGCGAACTCGGCTCCTTTACGATCCGGGTGGCAAAGTACACCGACCAGTCGCTCGTGATCGACGGGGAAAGTCGCCCGCTTTCGGCGTACACCGAAGAGTGGGAACCGGTCCGGTTTTCCGTCGAGCGGGTGAGCTATCTGCGCTATCTCGAATGGAGGCTACAGACGCTATGA
- a CDS encoding TRAP transporter permease: MSTTTKSTTDGLTDAEEKSGRTLRGNTRILALSVAVLAGLYHIAIAGFGTPGAFINRSIHLTAVVVLALLYFPARAADTDRVPWYDWLLLAVGVPSTLYIAYAVRFGTLAQRSGSPLPRDLVFGAIAILLVLEITRRATGRALPIIGLAFLAYAYYGRLMPGPLIHRGYDIDRIIAHSYLTTEGIFGIPLGVSATFVVVFIILGAFLEVTGVGDWFIDLAYGATGRSTGGPAKTSVLASGFMASLNGSAVANAATTGAFTIPLMKRSGFQSRYAAAVESAASSGGQIMPPVMGAGAFIMSAWTGISYVTIIAAAAIPALLYFLGVGAAVHFRAKHEGLEGVAASELPNPWELLKTGAHFTIPLIALVWMLVAGYSAMLAAFVAILLTTVVAIPLSAAREFARAVPRGDAETLSRLAGAAGVTIVNALDRGMRMTIVVAAACATAGLVVGVVTLTGLGLKFSSLITTASGGVLIIALILTMITSIILGMGLPTTAAYVVLAALGAPALTALGVELLAAHLFIFYFGIISAITPPIMLAVFTTSSIAESDPWKTGFTAVNLAAAGFLVPYLFVLGPELLLIGETTAIVASVVTAVIGVIALSAGTQGYFYAPAHLVERVALVAGAVALIYPGTTADLVGLAVIAAVFLRQYVTVRRSGPAATPAN, translated from the coding sequence ATGAGCACGACGACCAAATCGACGACCGACGGACTGACCGACGCCGAGGAGAAATCGGGTCGAACCCTCCGCGGGAACACGCGGATCCTCGCGCTTTCGGTGGCGGTACTCGCGGGACTGTATCACATCGCCATCGCGGGTTTTGGCACACCGGGAGCCTTCATCAACCGCTCGATCCACCTGACCGCAGTGGTGGTCCTCGCCCTGCTGTACTTCCCCGCGCGGGCCGCCGACACCGATCGCGTCCCGTGGTATGACTGGCTGTTGCTTGCGGTCGGCGTCCCGAGTACACTGTATATCGCCTACGCGGTCCGCTTCGGGACGCTCGCCCAGCGCTCGGGGTCGCCCCTGCCGCGCGATCTCGTCTTCGGCGCGATCGCGATCCTCCTCGTTCTCGAAATTACCCGCCGGGCGACCGGGCGGGCGCTGCCGATCATCGGGCTGGCCTTCCTCGCGTACGCCTACTACGGGCGGCTGATGCCCGGCCCGCTCATCCACCGGGGCTACGACATCGACCGCATCATCGCCCACTCGTATCTCACCACCGAGGGGATCTTCGGCATCCCGCTAGGGGTAAGCGCGACGTTCGTCGTCGTGTTCATCATCCTCGGGGCCTTTCTGGAGGTGACCGGCGTCGGCGACTGGTTCATCGACCTAGCGTACGGGGCGACCGGCCGCTCGACCGGCGGCCCCGCGAAGACCTCGGTGCTCGCGAGCGGCTTCATGGCCAGCCTCAACGGCAGCGCGGTCGCGAACGCGGCGACGACCGGCGCCTTCACCATCCCGCTGATGAAACGCAGCGGCTTCCAGAGCCGCTACGCCGCGGCCGTCGAGTCGGCGGCCTCCTCGGGGGGACAGATCATGCCCCCCGTGATGGGCGCCGGCGCCTTCATCATGTCCGCCTGGACGGGCATCAGCTACGTCACCATCATCGCGGCGGCGGCCATTCCAGCCCTCCTGTACTTCTTGGGCGTCGGCGCGGCGGTTCACTTCCGTGCGAAACACGAAGGGTTGGAGGGCGTTGCGGCGAGCGAACTGCCGAACCCGTGGGAGCTGCTCAAGACCGGCGCGCACTTTACGATCCCGCTGATCGCGCTCGTCTGGATGCTGGTGGCGGGCTACTCGGCGATGCTCGCGGCGTTCGTCGCCATCCTGCTGACGACCGTCGTCGCGATCCCGCTGTCGGCGGCCCGCGAGTTCGCGCGCGCCGTCCCGCGGGGCGACGCCGAGACCCTCTCGCGACTCGCCGGCGCCGCAGGGGTCACGATCGTCAACGCGCTGGATCGCGGGATGCGCATGACCATCGTCGTCGCGGCGGCGTGTGCGACCGCCGGCCTCGTCGTCGGGGTCGTCACGCTCACGGGGCTGGGGCTGAAGTTCAGTTCGCTGATCACGACCGCCTCGGGCGGCGTTCTCATCATCGCGCTGATCCTGACGATGATCACCTCGATCATCCTCGGAATGGGACTACCGACGACCGCCGCCTACGTCGTGCTGGCGGCACTTGGCGCGCCCGCACTCACCGCGCTGGGCGTCGAGTTGCTCGCCGCACACCTCTTTATTTTCTACTTCGGGATCATCAGTGCCATCACCCCGCCGATCATGCTCGCGGTGTTCACCACGAGCAGCATCGCCGAATCGGACCCGTGGAAGACCGGCTTCACGGCGGTCAACCTCGCGGCGGCCGGCTTTCTCGTTCCCTACCTGTTCGTGCTCGGGCCCGAGCTCCTGTTGATCGGCGAGACGACCGCCATCGTTGCCAGTGTTGTCACCGCCGTCATCGGCGTGATCGCCCTCTCGGCGGGCACGCAGGGGTACTTCTACGCGCCGGCCCATCTCGTCGAGCGGGTGGCGCTGGTCGCCGGCGCGGTGGCGCTGATCTATCCGGGAACCACAGCGGATCTGGTCGGACTCGCAGTCATCGCCGCCGTGTTCCTCCGTCAGTACGTCACGGTGCGCCGGAGCGGGCCGGCGGCCACGCCAGCGAACTGA